A stretch of DNA from Yoonia sp. G8-12:
AAAGCGGTGTTCACCCAAGGTGACTTTGTTTCATATACGTGGCCTGATCTAATGTACCAGATGAAGACCATTGCGACTGCGACAGTCACCAAAAATTGGCCCTTGTTCCTAATCGGTGGTGGTGTTGCCCTGTATTCTATCGTGATGGTGGTTGTTTTAGGGGCGATGAGATAGAGCCCCGCCTTAACCCAAGGGGGCAAATCCATCTCACGCACGGGCCACCGGCTTAGCCCAGATCATGCAGCTGTAGCGAAGGTCTGGAACTACAGGCCGCACCGCAGCATGGCCGAGGGTGGGTCAATGTCCGGTTTGGGCCACCGCCGGTTAGATTTACATGGCACAGAGCAGCGCATCACGTTGCGTGGCCATTATATCTTGGTAGACCGTCATCCGTGATGAGCCAAGGTACACGCTCCGCCCAATGCACATGCGCGCTTGGCTTGTAGAGCGTCAGATCATCCAAGGTTGCAGCGAATAGATATATTTCTCCGGGCCAACGTGTGCTCATATAATGCATTGGCGTACCGCATTGACTGCAAAATCCACGTGTCACACCCGGTGAGGAATTGTAGAAGCTGCGTGAGCCTGTCCATGTGACTTGTGCCCGACCTACGCCAAAGTAACTTGTCATTGGCGACCCAGTTGCCCTGCGGCAGCTTTCACAATGGCAGTGGACCTCCGAGAACGGTGAGTTCTTGATCTTATATCGGAGAGCCCCGCAAGCGCAGCCACCATCAAATCCCATAAGCAATCGCCTCCAGTATCCAGATTTGCAAACGTGTGTTTTGGTCGGCTTGCCGTTTCATGTGCAACGTAAGTGATGGAAGAGGAAACCGATTTACGGAGCCATGTACGACGAATTTGCCTGTTTCCTGAGTTTACTAGCAAATGGGAAGTCCGGAAAGCGGCATGCAGGCGCAGTATCAAAAACCACTTTAGAGGTCGGCTTTGGGCCGTCCTTGCTAATTGCACAGATAGCCCGTCCAGCGCTTATCCTTGGGGATAAGGAAAAACTCACCTTTTGTCCTAGCCTTTGACTCTACATTTCTATCATCTCCGCGACTTCGACGGTGCCCGACCCATCAACTACCATCGGGTTTTTCGCAGCGTGGGCACAGGCACTTTCATAGCTATCTGCAGTGATGATCGTGTAACCCGACGCGGGATTTGCACCACCGTTTTCGACATGGCCTTCCTTGGAGACAATATGGGACTGGCCAACCGGAGCGCCAGGATCAACGGTTGCTGCACCCATATCTTCATACCAAGCACCCCAAGCCGCCATAACCTTTTCGCCCTCTTCTGGCGTCTCGGGTACTCCGCCACCATGATATATGAACAGGAATTTGGGCATGACCTCCTCCTTAATTGTTATCTCTCAGTCTGCACACTGTCCCCGAGTCGGGCAAGTTCTTGCCGTTTTGGCGGAAAAGTAGTTTTTCATACAATAACAGGCGCGGGGTGCTGACAGTGGGCTGTGAAAAAGATCATACAATGTATCAGGTTACATAAATGGCTGGTCTGGTAGCGCTGGACTGCAACAACCGTGCTACAGATGAGCCGCAGGAATGGGCTCAAGTCCGGACCTTCACTGCGGCCGGTACCAAAAACCGCCAAGCAGGACAAAGCGGCCTCTAGTCGTTCCAAATTTGAGGACCGCTTGCAGCCCAAGTTGCACGTTTATGAGACTTAGGGCAGGTGACGATACTGAGCCCAAGCAGGCTGCGCTGATTGTAATCGCTTTAAAATTCTCACTAACGTTCTAGTTCTTAAGATGACTTGGTGCTGAGGTTCTGGATGCTTCGTGACGACAACCCTTCGATAGGCCGGTTCGATAAATCGTTTCTGATTCACATGATCAGGGATTTCTTCATTATTTTGATCATCGTTACCGCTGTTGAGTTTTCACTAAAGGCGGGACTAGTCTGGTACAATTACGTTGTCGATGGTGAGGAAGAAGCCGCAGCCGTTGCAGAAGATCTTGCTGACAATGTCCGATCAATTATGCAGAACGAAGGCGGGCCAGTGGCCGCGCGGACAATGTACCCAATCCTCGAACGCAATTGGTCTGATCTAGGCTACGTCATTGCCATCGAACCCACTCCTGTAACAGTTGATTCGATTGAAGAAGGATTTGGCTTCACACCGCGTGGTATACCTGCTGGCGAATGGCCGAATGGCAGGTTCAAGGCTTATGAAATTGAAATTGTTGCAGAAGAGTTTTGCTTGGCCTGCCACACACAGGCCAGCATCGGAGAAACGCTTGGCAGGGTGACAGTTCGCAACTACCTCTCCCGCGATTTCGCCATATGGCTCAAAGACATCCGCCTAACCGCAGCGCTGTCCGTCGGGAAGATCGTCCTTCACTCATTCTTGTTGTTTCTCATTCTTCGCGCCCGGCTCGAACCACTCATGCAACTTAGGGCCGTAGTTAGCAATCTGGCGCGCGCTTATGGAAGCCTCAGTCATCGTGCCGAGATCAGGACGTCTGACGAATTCGGTGTGCTAGCGCGTGACCTCAACCTCTTTCTGGATCGAATATCCACAATCATCCACGAACTGGATGCAGTTCTGGCCAAAGTCGTAACTGCAAATGATGATATCATTGCCGTACAGAGCGATCTTCGTCAGTCAATTGACAGCGTCGTGTCCAGTGTTCGAACGCTTGAAAGAGATGCCATGCTGAGTGCAAAACAAGAGCCTCGGTTGTCGAACGACTGGTTTTTAGCCATCCGCAGTCAAGTTGAAGAGCTAGATGCAATGGTGTCTCAAGCGGCCGGAAACGAAGCCGCCACAAAGCTTTTGGATACGCTGGGGCAAGTGGTTTCCGATGCAGAAGCGCAGATTTCAACCAGCCAAGCCGTGTTTCAAAAACTCGCGGACATTGGCGATCGGAGTGAGATGCTCAAAGATTCAATGTTTGAAATGACACGTCTGGAAGAGCGTCTTAAAGGAATTATTGAGACTTGTGGAAGTCTGGTAAATCGATTGCAACCAGAAAACCGCAAGCCTGATAGCTGACTTGAACTTGTGCCTCTGGGCCCTTTGCTGCTGTTCGCTGCCGGATACACCAAGGTCCGCTATGGGCCGATAAGGTCCATTTGGTTGAGGGCTAGGAACTGAGTGTTACCGTCAGCTCGATGCAGAAAAGCAGTCATTGGGCCTAGCCGCAGCGAATGCCGGTTATGAGCCCTCTTTGACCGATGCTGCGCGGCTTACGAACTGACGCGACGGGCGCGAAGCTGCCTTTGCTGTTGGCAGGACCACCCGTACCTGGGGTTTACTGCATCGACCATCGCCATAGGGCACATTTCGCATTGTCGGCATGGCGCCGTTGCCACAATATTATTGTGTATTGGATAGTCCGCATGCCGACGATTTGGGCAGAAACCATCTGCGGTTTGCGGCGAACTCCGTTAAATACAGAAGTTCGCCGCTTTAGTGAAACCGAAGCACATCACGTACTCGCCGGCTGTGCTGGCTTCAAACCTCTGCCAGTTCTCGTGGCCGAGAGACGCCAGGGACAAGTGCCGCAGATTGGGCGATCATCTCAGCCTGATGCGGCTGAAGATCTTGCATTCCCATTCCGGCGATGATCGGCAGGAACGGATCTTCGATACCGCTGCTGGCACCGCAAAGGGTTTCGACCACGGCCAGCCCGCAGAAAGGTGTGTAGGCTGCCGAATAACCACCCTCGTGTAGCACCAGCATCCGACCTTTTGAATGGGCATCGGCCTGGGCCTGCAACTTGCCAATGATTTCGCGATACGTGTCGCTATAAGCCATGTTGCGCCCCAGCGGGTCGATCCCGCCTGCATCGAAGCCGGAGAGGACGATGATCAGCTCAGGCGCGAACCAATCCAGAGCCGGAACCACGACCGTCTCCATGGCATGCAGATAGGCACCATGGCCCGATCCCGGAGGAAGCGGCACGTTCAGGTTATAGCCTGTTCCCGCGCCTTCACCTGTTTCTTGTACAAATCCTGTGTCGGGTGGGTAGAACTGGATCTGATGCATCGAAATGACCAGCGTATCGGGGTCGTCATAGAAGGCTTTCTGAGTGCCGTTGCCGTGATGCACATCATAGTCGATGATTGCGATCCGGCCCAGCCCGAACTCTTTGCGAAGCGCCTTTGCAGTCACTGCGCCGTTGCCGAAAATGCAGAAACCTCGGCCCATATCTGCCTCGGCATGGTGGCCTGGCGGGCGGTTCAAAACATAGGCGTTGTCGATCTCACCGCGTAGAATGGCCCGGCCTGCGGTCAACCCGCCGCCGACCGACAAGCATGCAATTTCATATCCACCGGCTGCAAAGGGGGTCAGTTCGCCCGCGTCGCCACCGCCTGCATCGCTCATCTCCTTGATACCGTCCACGTATTCGGCTGTGTGGAACAAGCACAGCTCGTCGCGGGTCGCCGGGGTGATATCGTCGAGAACATGAAGATGCTTCTTGATGCCACTGACGCTGAGCAGGTTTTCAATGCGGCGCTTGGTTTCCGAGTTCTCGGCATGGGGCTGGTCGGGCTGGATCGCACCGCCCGAGGGCAGAAAAGCTGCTCCGACCCCTGTATTGTGCCAAAGATAGGATTCGTGAAATACGTAGCCGGTTTTGCGGGTCATGTCAGGGTTCCTCCTTGAATATGGCCTGTTGGCCGTCTCCCTGTTTAGACAATAGGCTTGATTTTGAACGGGGTAATCGTTCAGATGAACCCGTTCATATGGAGGGGATTATGTCGACGCTCGACCAGGTGGGTGCGGTGCTGATGGAAATTCACGAACTCCCCGAGAGGGTGCCTTTTGATGAGTTTCAGGACGCTGCCTTACAAGCGGTAAAACGGGTTGTTTCTTTCGATGCAGCTTGGTGGGGGCTTGTTGCGGGTCTGGAAATTCACTCTGCAACGCGGTTTGAACTGCCCGAAGGATACCGCCGTCATTGGGAAAGCGTGCGCGAACATGATCCTATCGCAAGTGCGGCGCTTGGCGCGCCATTTGTGACTGTGCGGTTCAATCATCAGGACTTGGAAACCTACCCGGAAATCTCCAATTTTCTGGAGGTCTATGGAATTCACCACGTTCTGTGCACGGCCACCCGCCAACGCGACCTTGCGCTTTATGCGTTTTTGTCGCTCTACCGGAATGATGCCCCCTTCACCGAAGAAGAACGCTCGGTCAAGCAGGTCCTGGTGCCCCATCTTTTGCACGCACTCGGGCAAAGTTGGCGGAGAAACATGGAGCGAGGTCTGCAAAGCCTGAATGGCCAGCCTGATATTCGTGCCGCAGCGATTTGCGACCGGCGCGGCCTGGTGCTTTCGTCTGAAGCGGCTTTGCAAGGTGTCCTGCGTCGCGAATGGCCTTCTTGGCAAGGGCCGCATCTGCCGGAAACACTGGAGCAGGCGCTGAGCCGGAATGATCGCTTTGTCGGAACCCATATACAGGTGAAGATTGATGCGGTCTCCGGGCTCTTTCTGCTGCGTCTGTCCGAGCGTGACCCGTTTGACGACCTGACTCAGCGCGAGGCGGATGTGGCCCGACTGTTCGCCGAAGGACATACCTACAAGGAAGTCGCGAGAGAACTGAACCTTGCCCCGTCGACCGCGCGGCACTACCTGCGCAACGTGTATTCCAAGCTGGATGTGTCCGACAAGGCAGCTTTGGCGATTCTCTTGGTGCGCCGCGACGAAGGCTCTGAAATGGCACGTTTCACCGTTGTCTGATCATCCGGTTCCCTACGCGACCATTCTTGCTTGCGCTCGCAGAGGAAGTGGACCAACCGCCGTCCATGCTGCTCCACGGACGGGATGTGCCGAAAACCGACATTGGAGCGTCAGCAGTAGAAGCTCATATTGTCCCGCATTGCCACCATCGGAACAAGCCATATAGAATGTCTGCTTCCCCCTGCATCGGCAGTGGCATCTTGATAAGGAGCTGATTGTATTTCTCTATTCAATTCCAGCTTTGCGTACACAAAGGCTACTCCTCCGGTCTTCTGAGCGATCACATACATTTTGGACCCACCCCCTCCTGTATAGTCCAGTCAACACACCACCACCACGCCCTCCTTTATGAGGGCGTGGTGGTGGTGTGTTAGAAGCAGCACTGGATCGCGTAAACAATTCATCTGTAAGCCCACTCGCCGACGACAACGACAGGCGTTTCGCGCCCGTTGACCTTCCTCGATTCCTTGCGAAGAGCACCGTTCTCGATCCAAACAGAAATCATCTTCTTGATCCGGTGCTTTTGAAGCTTTGCGTCGAGGCCAAGAGCTAGCGCGATTTCCTGACCCACCCACTGTCCGGCCTGGTCTGAAAAACGAAGCTCCTTTCCATCCACTGCCTGCTGTACTGCCAGCAAATCACTGCGAGAAATGCCTTCGAAAGCATCCGGTGGATAGAAGCGTTCGATAACGGCAACCTCGTCTCCTTGGCCAAGCGGGACGGAAACGGTCCGGTAGATTTCCAATCCGCCAGCATGCGCGAGGTTCGCCTTATCCCGTTCGACAAAGAAATAGGTTCCATAGTCATCGGCGACCCCCACTCCCGACGCTCCTTCTCGCTGGCCTTTTGCAGGGCCCTCGACGACCGGGCTGCTGCAAGCAAGCTGCTCGCCCCGCGGCTGGCTTCCGAACTCGCGGCCATTCCATTGAGCTTACGGGTGTGGTGGACGAGTTCGATCGCGCAATTGCAATCCATGCTCAGCCGGGACAGTCGCTTTGCAACACGGTCGATCTTGCCGTTGTCAGCCTCGTTGACTTGGTGCGCGGAGACGAACGGATCGATAATGACCACGTCGATCTGTTCGCGACGGATCACCTCTTCCATTCTTTGGAATATCGCCTCGTTTAGAAGAAGATCGTCCCGACTCTCTCTGGCAAGCATGAGCGGCTGATCGAGACCACTGTCCAGATAGAGCCTGTCACCGATGTCTTTGGAATCGAGGCCGTAGTACTTCATCGCCGCAACCAAACGGCGAGTTAGCTCGTCCCTGTCGTCTTCGAGGTTAATGACCCAGACCCGTACGGATGCTCCGATACCGTGTCCGAGCAGCTCACGCCCGGTGACAAGCTCGAGGGCCTGCAAGATCACCAAGCTAGATTTGCCAACGCCGCCTGGGGCGACCGTGAGAGACACGATGCCACGCATGAGGTGGCGCCCGTAGAGCCACTGTCTCGTTGGTATCGTATCCGGCTCCTGCCAAGTGAACGGCGTCGGGCACAGCGAGCAGTCATTCGCGGGCGCGGAACCCGCTTTCGGGAGGCGCCCAACCTTCAGAGAGGTGCTCATATTACCATCCGCCATTTCGGCCCAGCGTTCGTGCCAATGGCTTGTGTCATGTGCGATGGCTTTTTTCGGCGCGAATCAATTCCCAAGATTCGAGGTCGGCGAGACGCCAGCGTGTCGTTCCGGGGTGAGTTTGACCGGCCCTGGGAAGTCCGGCTCAACCTTGCACCAGCGCCAGATCGCGGCGCGATCGACGGCGTATCGTGCGGCAACTTGCTTGTCGGAAAGGTAGATCATGTACTGCATCCTTGTTACGAGGGATGCTCTCTATTATTCACACGTTTCAGCAGTTTGCGACACTCCAAGAGTCCGGACAAGTCGCTACTTTCTCGGACTCCAGACCGGTTGATATTCCTGACATCCGCGCTCGGCGAGATCGAGCACCTGCGTCTTATACTCCGCGAAATATTCTGCATCACGATCACCACGCGCAAGCGCCAGAGCGTCGGTCACTACGGTCCGAGAGACGCTGAATTTGCGCATGGCCTCTTCGATCGCGATCTTGTGCGGGACTTTGTGGATATCGGCGTTGAGTTCGATGAAATCTTCCAGCGCCCGATTCCTCGCCTTGGGAGGCCTGCTCTTGGGCCCGGAAAGAACGAGCTTGCGGCCGCTTACTGGTCGCCGATCCGGATGGATCATGGATGCGAGCATCAACCTAAACAGTGGGTCGTTGTTTCCCGCCAGTATCTGCTCGGCGACCTCGCGAAGCGCATCTTCGGGATTGGCGAACCTAAGCCGCGCGATCGCCGAGACCTTGTCAACGTACTCTTCTTTTTCGCTCATTATCCTGCCTCCATAACACGATTGATGGGAGCTTCTGGCGCTTCCGTTTTCTCCGTTTCCTGCATCCCGTCGCTAGACAAAAAAGCGGCCCAAGCTGCCATCATGTACCGGCGCTTCTCGACCTGGTCTGCCCGGTCGTAGGCTTGCCGCACCTTGTTCCCGACTTTGTGGGCCAGCGCAATCTCTGCCATGTCGCCGTCGAAGTCGGTTCTCTCGCCAACCCAAGTCCTGAAGGTCGAGCGCAGCCCATGGGGCACAGCCGGGACACCGGTCTGCGCATCGACGAATCCGTTGCCGCCGGCACGGAGGTCGGCTTCGTGGATCTTGCGCATGACCGCCGCGAGCGCGGCGTCGGACAGGGCGCCGCCCCGCGTGTTCCAGAACACCAGCGGGGTGCCCTCGGCACGAGGTAGGTCCGTGAGAAGAGTCCTTGAGGAGTAAGCAAGCGGCACCCTGTGCGGCCGTCCTGATGGCGGAATCTTCGAGGCTTCCCGCCCGGGCTGGATCGTCCAGAGGCCGGTCTCGAAGTTAACCTCGTCCCACGTCATGAAACGGACCGCGCCGCTCCGCGCGGCGGTCAGCGCCTGGAATTCCAGGGCTCGGGCACTGACACCGTCACGTTCTTGAAGTGCCGCAAACCAGCGCACGGCATCGTCGAGACGAAGCGATGGGTAGTTGCGGCCCCCCGTGAGCTTCGTCGGTGCCGGGAGAACCAAGTCGAGGTTTCCGCGCCAGCGCGCCGGGTTGTCACCCGATCGATGTCCGGTGACGGTCGCATAGTCGAGGACGCGCTCAATACGCTGACGGACCTTTGAAGCTGTCTCGGTCTTGGTCGTCCAGATTGGGCGCAGGACATCCATGACATCCTGCAGCACCACGTCCCCGACCGCCATGGCGCCGAGCATGGGTATGACGTGCCGTTCAAGCGAGGCACGCCATTGCCTATGGTGAACTGCGCTCCTAAATTCCACCGCCTTCTCGGCGTCGTAAAGATTGACTGCCTCCGCGAAGGTAAGAAGCCGGCGACGGACAGCCTGACGATGCGCGATTGGGTCGACCCCCTCTCGAATTTGCTGGCGCGCTTCGCGGGCATATTCCCGGGCCTTCGCCAGCGGCACGTCCGGGTAGGGCCCGATGCCAGCCTCCCTGCGACGGCCATTGAATCGGTAGCGAAACACCCACGATCGGGAATCGAACCGCCCGATCTGC
This window harbors:
- a CDS encoding helix-turn-helix transcriptional regulator, whose product is MIYLSDKQVAARYAVDRAAIWRWCKVEPDFPGPVKLTPERHAGVSPTSNLGN
- a CDS encoding GFA family protein: MGFDGGCACGALRYKIKNSPFSEVHCHCESCRRATGSPMTSYFGVGRAQVTWTGSRSFYNSSPGVTRGFCSQCGTPMHYMSTRWPGEIYLFAATLDDLTLYKPSAHVHWAERVPWLITDDGLPRYNGHAT
- a CDS encoding methyl-accepting chemotaxis protein, with the protein product MLRDDNPSIGRFDKSFLIHMIRDFFIILIIVTAVEFSLKAGLVWYNYVVDGEEEAAAVAEDLADNVRSIMQNEGGPVAARTMYPILERNWSDLGYVIAIEPTPVTVDSIEEGFGFTPRGIPAGEWPNGRFKAYEIEIVAEEFCLACHTQASIGETLGRVTVRNYLSRDFAIWLKDIRLTAALSVGKIVLHSFLLFLILRARLEPLMQLRAVVSNLARAYGSLSHRAEIRTSDEFGVLARDLNLFLDRISTIIHELDAVLAKVVTANDDIIAVQSDLRQSIDSVVSSVRTLERDAMLSAKQEPRLSNDWFLAIRSQVEELDAMVSQAAGNEAATKLLDTLGQVVSDAEAQISTSQAVFQKLADIGDRSEMLKDSMFEMTRLEERLKGIIETCGSLVNRLQPENRKPDS
- a CDS encoding tyrosine-type recombinase/integrase, which produces MPKRAKELGSLEVKRLKGPGTFAVGGVAGLALQIGRFDSRSWVFRYRFNGRRREAGIGPYPDVPLAKAREYAREARQQIREGVDPIAHRQAVRRRLLTFAEAVNLYDAEKAVEFRSAVHHRQWRASLERHVIPMLGAMAVGDVVLQDVMDVLRPIWTTKTETASKVRQRIERVLDYATVTGHRSGDNPARWRGNLDLVLPAPTKLTGGRNYPSLRLDDAVRWFAALQERDGVSARALEFQALTAARSGAVRFMTWDEVNFETGLWTIQPGREASKIPPSGRPHRVPLAYSSRTLLTDLPRAEGTPLVFWNTRGGALSDAALAAVMRKIHEADLRAGGNGFVDAQTGVPAVPHGLRSTFRTWVGERTDFDGDMAEIALAHKVGNKVRQAYDRADQVEKRRYMMAAWAAFLSSDGMQETEKTEAPEAPINRVMEAG
- a CDS encoding helix-turn-helix transcriptional regulator, encoding MSTLDQVGAVLMEIHELPERVPFDEFQDAALQAVKRVVSFDAAWWGLVAGLEIHSATRFELPEGYRRHWESVREHDPIASAALGAPFVTVRFNHQDLETYPEISNFLEVYGIHHVLCTATRQRDLALYAFLSLYRNDAPFTEEERSVKQVLVPHLLHALGQSWRRNMERGLQSLNGQPDIRAAAICDRRGLVLSSEAALQGVLRREWPSWQGPHLPETLEQALSRNDRFVGTHIQVKIDAVSGLFLLRLSERDPFDDLTQREADVARLFAEGHTYKEVARELNLAPSTARHYLRNVYSKLDVSDKAALAILLVRRDEGSEMARFTVV
- a CDS encoding AAA family ATPase, producing the protein MADGNMSTSLKVGRLPKAGSAPANDCSLCPTPFTWQEPDTIPTRQWLYGRHLMRGIVSLTVAPGGVGKSSLVILQALELVTGRELLGHGIGASVRVWVINLEDDRDELTRRLVAAMKYYGLDSKDIGDRLYLDSGLDQPLMLARESRDDLLLNEAIFQRMEEVIRREQIDVVIIDPFVSAHQVNEADNGKIDRVAKRLSRLSMDCNCAIELVHHTRKLNGMAASSEASRGASSLLAAARSSRALQKASEKERREWGSPMTMEPISLSNGIRRTSRMLADWKSTGPFPSRLAKETRLPLSNASIHRMLSKAFLAVICWQYSRQWMERSFVFQTRPDSGWVRKSR
- a CDS encoding class II histone deacetylase — its product is MTRKTGYVFHESYLWHNTGVGAAFLPSGGAIQPDQPHAENSETKRRIENLLSVSGIKKHLHVLDDITPATRDELCLFHTAEYVDGIKEMSDAGGGDAGELTPFAAGGYEIACLSVGGGLTAGRAILRGEIDNAYVLNRPPGHHAEADMGRGFCIFGNGAVTAKALRKEFGLGRIAIIDYDVHHGNGTQKAFYDDPDTLVISMHQIQFYPPDTGFVQETGEGAGTGYNLNVPLPPGSGHGAYLHAMETVVVPALDWFAPELIIVLSGFDAGGIDPLGRNMAYSDTYREIIGKLQAQADAHSKGRMLVLHEGGYSAAYTPFCGLAVVETLCGASSGIEDPFLPIIAGMGMQDLQPHQAEMIAQSAALVPGVSRPRELAEV